A genomic stretch from Anaerolinea thermophila UNI-1 includes:
- a CDS encoding CpXC domain-containing protein, with protein sequence MAKIQTSCPRCRQPVLAEVEQLLDMKVDPKAKQKLLAGTYNRAVCQNCGYDGPIPMPLVYHDPEKELLLTYFPPELGIPLNEQERLLGPYIKQVTERLQPEERKAYLFRPQSMLTMQTMIDRVLEADGITREMIEKSQKRLNLIQRLLNATPSSRPEIVRQEEEIIDQEFFQMLGQLIEASLAGGDRATAQALVNLQKEILPLTQVGQQILSDSSAIQTALQDLQEAGKRGLTREALLDLMLKQTNPAAVEALARVTVTGLDYEFFTILSERIEKAPEAEQSRLVQLRDKLLAMTQEVNRQIQEQMQSARKLVDNILNAPNLEKALEENLGSLDEFFAEALREALEQARQKGDIERSARIQKIVSILQEAAKPPAEYELIENLLSLQDEVSRRELLEKNEEKITPEFLQILSGLVSQMEEQGQEEFAHQLERVYKQVLRFSMEMNMKRG encoded by the coding sequence ATGGCGAAAATTCAAACTTCTTGCCCACGATGCCGCCAGCCCGTCCTCGCGGAGGTCGAGCAGTTGCTGGATATGAAGGTCGACCCCAAAGCCAAACAGAAACTTTTGGCAGGAACATACAATCGTGCTGTTTGTCAGAATTGTGGTTATGATGGACCTATCCCCATGCCGTTGGTGTATCACGATCCGGAGAAAGAACTACTCCTCACCTATTTCCCGCCGGAATTGGGGATCCCATTGAATGAACAGGAACGCTTGTTAGGCCCTTATATCAAGCAGGTCACCGAGCGTCTTCAGCCTGAAGAGCGCAAGGCTTACCTCTTCCGTCCCCAATCCATGCTGACCATGCAAACCATGATTGATCGCGTTCTGGAGGCGGATGGTATTACCCGCGAAATGATCGAAAAGTCGCAGAAGCGCCTCAACCTGATTCAACGTTTGTTGAATGCTACGCCTTCTTCCCGTCCCGAAATTGTTCGTCAGGAAGAAGAAATCATCGATCAGGAATTTTTCCAGATGCTGGGTCAGTTAATTGAAGCCTCTCTGGCAGGAGGGGATCGTGCTACTGCCCAGGCATTGGTAAACCTTCAGAAGGAAATCCTTCCTCTTACACAGGTTGGACAACAAATTTTATCTGACTCTTCGGCAATTCAAACAGCCTTACAAGATCTTCAAGAGGCTGGTAAACGTGGACTTACCCGGGAAGCTTTGCTGGATTTGATGCTGAAGCAGACCAATCCAGCGGCTGTAGAAGCACTGGCACGGGTCACAGTTACGGGTTTGGATTATGAATTTTTTACTATCCTGAGCGAGCGCATAGAAAAGGCTCCAGAAGCCGAACAGAGCCGCCTGGTGCAACTCCGCGATAAATTGTTGGCGATGACTCAGGAAGTGAATCGGCAAATTCAGGAACAGATGCAGTCGGCTCGAAAACTGGTTGACAATATCCTGAACGCTCCCAATCTGGAGAAGGCTCTCGAAGAAAATTTGGGGTCGCTGGATGAATTTTTTGCCGAAGCCTTACGCGAAGCTCTTGAACAAGCACGGCAAAAAGGAGATATTGAACGCAGTGCCCGTATTCAAAAGATTGTGAGTATTTTGCAGGAAGCCGCCAAACCTCCCGCAGAGTACGAGTTAATCGAGAATTTGCTCAGCCTTCAGGATGAGGTTTCACGTCGTGAGTTGCTGGAGAAAAATGAAGAAAAAATCACTCCAGAGTTTCTTCAGATTTTATCCGGGCTGGTTTCTCAAATGGAGGAACAGGGGCAGGAAGAATTTGCCCATCAGCTGGAGAGGGTTTACAAGCAGGTTTTACGCTTCAGTATGGAAATGAATATGAAGCGAGGATAA